The genomic interval TGGGGCCGTCAGGCTCGGGCAAGACGACCTGCCTGATGATGTTGGCGGGGTTCGAGACGGCCACCCACGGCGATATCCGCCTTGACGGCAGGCCGATCAATCAGGTGCCGCCGCATAAGCGCGGCATCGGTATGGTGTTTCAGAACTATGCGCTGTTTCCCCATATGACGGTGGGCGAAAACCTGTCCTTCCCGCTGGAAGTGCGCGGCATGTCCAAGGCGGAACGGACCGAGCGGATCCAGAACGCGCTGGACATGGTGCAGATGGGACAATTCGCCAATCGCCGCCCGGCGCAGCTTTCGGGCGGGCAGCAGCAGCGGATCGCGCTGGCCCGTGCGCTGGTCTTTGATCCCAAGCTGGTGCTGATGGACGAACCCCTGGGTGCGCTGGACAAGCAGCTGCGCGAACATATGCAGTTCGAAATCAAGCAGTTGCACGAAGAACTTGGCATCACGGTCGTCTATGTGACCCATGATCAGGGCGAGGCGCTGACCATGTCCGACCGGGTCGCCGTGTTCAACGATGGCCGCATCCAGCAGCTTGCCCCGCCATCGGAACTGTATGAACGGCCCGAAAACAGCTTCGTCGCCCAATTCATCGGCGAGAATAACAAGCTGCCGGGCACGATCGAGGAAATGGAGGGCGACCGGGCTTTGGTCAGGCTGTCCACGGGCGAGGTGATCGACGCAACGCCGGTCAATGTGACCAAGGTCGGGCAGCCGACTCTTGTCTCGATCCGGCCAGAGCGCGTCGAATTCAAGCCCGAACTGATGCCGCCGGGCGCGCATATGATTGGCGCCACGGTGCGCGACGTGATCTATATGGGCGACATCCTTCGGGTGCGGCTGAATGTGGCGGGATCCGAGGATTTCGTGATGAAGATCCGCAACACCCTTGGCCAGACGAAATTGGAGCCGGGACAGCAGATCAAGGTCGGCTGGCACCCTGCCGACGCCCGCGCGCTGGACCCGGCCTAGAAAGGATATTCCCATGAAAAAGCTCTTGCTGATCTGCACCACCTGCGCCGCGCCATCGCTGGCATTGGCCGAGGGTCAGATCGAGGTTCTGTCCTGGGGCGGCGCCTATACCCAATCGCAGGTGGATGCCTTCAATATTCCCTTCGAGGCAGAGACCGGCATCAAGGTGAACATGGTCGATGTGGACAACCCGGCCACGCCGCTGATGGCGCAGGTCAAGGCGAATAACGTCACCAGTGATCTGGCCAGCGTCGGCTTTTCCGATGCGACGCGGCTTTGTGACGAAGGCGCGCTGATCGAGATCGACCCCGCCGATCTGCTGCCCGCCCCCGACGGCACGCCTGCCGCCGATGATTTTCTGGAAGGTGCGCTGTCGGATTGTTTCGTCGCCACCGATGTCTATTCCACCATCGTCGCCTATGACGAAAGCCGCTTCCCCGACAACCCGCCCAGGACGCTGGCAGATTTCTTTGATGTCGAGGCCTTTCCGGGCAAGCGCGGCCTGCTGAAGGAACCGCGCTTCAATCTGGAAATGGCGCTGATGGCCGATGGCGTGCCCGCGGCCGAGGTTTACGACCTGCTGTCAACGCCCGAAGGTCTGGACCGTGCCTTTGCCAAGCTGGACACGATCAAGGATCACGCGATCTTCTGGGAGGCCGGGGCGCAGCCGCCGCAATTGCTGGCCGATGGCGAAGTGGTGATGTCGCAGGCCTATAACGGGCGGATCTTCAATGCGACCGTGGATGAGGGCAAGCCCTTCAAGATCATCTGGGACGGCCAGATT from Paracoccus fistulariae carries:
- a CDS encoding ABC transporter ATP-binding protein — encoded protein: MLDQGHGDAFVVFEHVQKSYDGKTLVVKDLNLDIGKGEFLTMLGPSGSGKTTCLMMLAGFETATHGDIRLDGRPINQVPPHKRGIGMVFQNYALFPHMTVGENLSFPLEVRGMSKAERTERIQNALDMVQMGQFANRRPAQLSGGQQQRIALARALVFDPKLVLMDEPLGALDKQLREHMQFEIKQLHEELGITVVYVTHDQGEALTMSDRVAVFNDGRIQQLAPPSELYERPENSFVAQFIGENNKLPGTIEEMEGDRALVRLSTGEVIDATPVNVTKVGQPTLVSIRPERVEFKPELMPPGAHMIGATVRDVIYMGDILRVRLNVAGSEDFVMKIRNTLGQTKLEPGQQIKVGWHPADARALDPA
- a CDS encoding ABC transporter substrate-binding protein; the encoded protein is MKKLLLICTTCAAPSLALAEGQIEVLSWGGAYTQSQVDAFNIPFEAETGIKVNMVDVDNPATPLMAQVKANNVTSDLASVGFSDATRLCDEGALIEIDPADLLPAPDGTPAADDFLEGALSDCFVATDVYSTIVAYDESRFPDNPPRTLADFFDVEAFPGKRGLLKEPRFNLEMALMADGVPAAEVYDLLSTPEGLDRAFAKLDTIKDHAIFWEAGAQPPQLLADGEVVMSQAYNGRIFNATVDEGKPFKIIWDGQIFEVEGWVIPVGAPNLDQAMDYLKFSTSAESLARASMQISYGPPRQSSAPLVGNYKDTDIPMPPNLPTSPENMGNALGFDNDFWVDHLSQLNERFAAWLAS